Proteins encoded together in one bacterium window:
- a CDS encoding DUF72 domain-containing protein, protein MSLFPEPGGAPATVPIPLRGCEVFVGTCSWADRGVVASDFYPRGTKTEPRARLAHYAGVFPAVEVDASYHALQPLERAGQWLDWTPASFRFGIKAFAWLTRHESDPRRLPPAIAALLPPGLRSGGPVRGDRVPEEALGAAWDQFAEFVNVFAAAGRLGYVLFQFPKGLGYAPDLFAYLDAWAPYLRDWPVAVEIRHKEWLYHRHREAFLGFLRERGYAYVVPDMAQVQYLPPPEVEVTAGWSVVRFHGRNPALLERRVSTDRAYDYLYSQEEMEGWAATVRTLAPRVGSLYLMFNNHARGQAAQNGREMQALLAASR, encoded by the coding sequence GTGAGCTTGTTCCCGGAACCCGGCGGCGCCCCGGCGACCGTCCCGATCCCCCTCCGAGGGTGCGAGGTCTTCGTGGGCACCTGCTCGTGGGCGGACCGTGGCGTGGTGGCCAGCGACTTCTACCCGCGCGGGACCAAGACTGAACCGAGAGCCCGACTGGCGCACTACGCCGGCGTCTTCCCCGCCGTCGAGGTGGACGCGAGTTACCACGCCCTGCAGCCCCTGGAACGCGCCGGACAGTGGCTGGACTGGACACCGGCCTCGTTCCGGTTCGGCATCAAGGCCTTCGCCTGGCTGACGCGGCACGAGAGCGATCCCCGTCGGCTACCGCCCGCGATCGCGGCCCTCCTACCCCCGGGTCTGCGGTCCGGCGGCCCGGTGCGCGGCGACCGCGTCCCGGAGGAGGCGCTGGGCGCGGCCTGGGACCAGTTCGCGGAGTTCGTCAACGTCTTTGCCGCGGCGGGCCGGCTGGGCTACGTCCTATTCCAGTTCCCAAAGGGCCTGGGGTATGCGCCCGACCTGTTCGCCTACCTGGATGCGTGGGCCCCCTACCTGCGCGACTGGCCCGTGGCCGTGGAGATCCGCCACAAGGAGTGGTTGTACCACCGGCACCGAGAGGCGTTCCTGGGCTTCCTGCGCGAGCGCGGATATGCCTATGTGGTCCCGGACATGGCCCAGGTGCAGTACCTCCCCCCGCCCGAGGTCGAGGTAACCGCGGGGTGGTCGGTCGTCCGCTTCCACGGCCGCAATCCGGCGCTACTGGAGCGCCGGGTCTCCACGGACCGGGCATACGACTACCTCTACTCCCAGGAGGAGATGGAAGGGTGGGCCGCGACCGTACGCACGCTGGCGCCCCGCGTCGGCTCCCTCTATCTCATGTTCAACAACCACGCACGCGGCCAGGCCGCGCAGAACGGCCGCGAGATGCAGGCGCTGCTGGCCGCCTCCCGCTGA
- the secD gene encoding protein translocase subunit SecD, with protein sequence MRARLGVRLVIIFVLGLAAIQVAFRPLQFVGRMPVFGSPTLRMNLGLDLKGGSLLVLEGQDTPTVQATPEAVDAAMRVIEKRIDQLGVVEPTIQRQGLKRIIVELPGIQDPERAMKLIGKTALLEFVDTGAQSLPEGAQWSADGKTVILPERPDAPQPSDQTGAARSLPLEKKVVLTGADLESAQGGFDQNSAEPIVHFKFRGKAAKTFEDYTAANVGKYLTIVLDNEVISSPVIRDRITGGSGQISGGFRVIEEARDLAVLLRGGSLPIPVEVVENRTVGPQLGRDSIDKSLRASSVALLAVALFMALYYGLPGLLADFALFLYLLALLALLSGLGATLTLPGIAGIVLSIGMAVDANVIIFEKVKEELRAGKSLRAAIAAGWSRATTTILDSNVTTLIATTVLFLLGSGPIRGFAVTLSIGVLVSMFTAIVVTRAFVDAAAAAGLGPQLARLAGRIVR encoded by the coding sequence TTGAGAGCGCGTCTCGGCGTCCGTCTGGTCATAATCTTCGTCCTGGGCCTTGCTGCGATACAGGTAGCGTTCCGGCCGCTCCAGTTCGTCGGCCGCATGCCGGTGTTCGGCAGCCCCACGCTGCGCATGAACCTGGGCCTTGACCTCAAGGGAGGCAGCCTGCTCGTGCTGGAAGGGCAGGATACGCCGACCGTCCAGGCCACGCCCGAGGCGGTGGATGCCGCGATGCGGGTGATCGAGAAGCGCATAGATCAGTTGGGCGTGGTGGAACCGACGATCCAGCGGCAGGGCCTGAAGCGCATCATCGTCGAGTTGCCCGGAATCCAGGATCCCGAACGGGCGATGAAGCTTATCGGGAAGACGGCCTTGCTGGAATTCGTGGACACCGGTGCGCAGTCGCTGCCCGAGGGTGCGCAATGGAGCGCGGACGGCAAGACGGTCATCCTCCCCGAGCGGCCGGATGCGCCTCAGCCCTCGGACCAGACCGGCGCCGCCCGATCGCTGCCTCTGGAGAAGAAGGTGGTACTGACCGGGGCGGATCTGGAAAGCGCGCAGGGTGGCTTCGACCAGAACAGCGCCGAGCCCATCGTCCACTTCAAGTTCCGCGGCAAGGCCGCCAAGACGTTCGAGGATTACACGGCCGCGAATGTCGGCAAGTACCTGACGATCGTGCTCGACAACGAGGTCATATCATCCCCGGTCATCCGGGATCGCATCACCGGCGGGAGCGGCCAGATCAGCGGCGGTTTCCGCGTAATCGAGGAGGCCCGCGACCTGGCCGTCCTCCTGCGGGGAGGGTCGCTGCCCATCCCGGTTGAGGTGGTGGAGAACCGCACCGTCGGACCTCAGTTGGGCCGCGACTCGATCGATAAGAGCCTGCGGGCGTCGAGCGTCGCGCTCTTGGCGGTTGCGCTCTTCATGGCGCTCTATTACGGCCTGCCGGGTCTCCTGGCCGACTTCGCGCTTTTCCTCTACCTGCTGGCCTTGCTGGCGCTGCTGAGCGGCCTGGGCGCAACGCTCACGCTGCCGGGTATCGCCGGGATCGTTCTCTCCATCGGGATGGCGGTGGACGCCAACGTGATAATCTTCGAGAAGGTCAAGGAGGAGCTGCGCGCCGGCAAGAGCCTGCGCGCGGCGATAGCGGCGGGTTGGAGCCGGGCGACGACCACGATCCTGGATTCCAACGTCACCACGCTGATCGCCACGACGGTGCTGTTCCTCCTGGGCTCCGGGCCGATCCGTGGCTTCGCGGTCACGCTCAGCATAGGGGTGCTGGTCAGCATGTTTACGGCGATCGTCGTCACGCGGGCATTCGTGGACGCCGCCGCGGCCGCGGGTCTCGGGCCGCAGTTGGCCCGCCTGGCCGGGAGGATCGTGCGATGA
- the secF gene encoding protein translocase subunit SecF produces the protein MTTRTWDIIGKRRWGYAFSLLLIIPGVIALITNSAAGRGALDWGVDFTGGNFFQLEMERPFSTGQVRAVADRFVTGQSVIQKAEQEVLIRTRPLTPEAKSGLLAALTQEFGKVTILREDEVGPKIGRELRNVAIIGVLIGLALQVLYVSYRFKSVRYAMAADIALLHDLLVVVGIFALTRKEVNTAFVAVLLTVVGYSINDTIVVFDRIRENLAMRGREAFDRLVNRSILEALVRSINTVLTTIMAIGAIYVFGGSTVRDFAFGLMAGITVGAYSSVFNASAILVDWNLWAERRGRRPRPEAPAEMAAAPEAAVPQAANTTPRRRRPRRR, from the coding sequence ATGACCACCCGGACCTGGGACATAATAGGCAAGCGGCGCTGGGGGTATGCCTTCTCCCTGCTCCTCATCATCCCCGGCGTGATCGCGCTCATTACCAACTCGGCCGCAGGGAGGGGCGCGCTGGACTGGGGCGTGGACTTCACAGGCGGCAACTTCTTCCAGTTGGAGATGGAGAGGCCGTTCAGTACCGGGCAGGTCCGCGCGGTCGCGGACCGATTTGTCACTGGCCAGAGCGTCATCCAGAAGGCGGAGCAGGAGGTGCTGATCCGCACCAGGCCGCTGACCCCCGAGGCGAAGAGCGGTCTGCTTGCTGCGCTAACGCAGGAGTTCGGCAAGGTTACCATCCTGCGCGAGGACGAGGTTGGACCCAAGATCGGACGAGAGCTGCGCAACGTGGCGATCATCGGCGTGCTGATCGGCCTTGCGCTGCAGGTGCTCTACGTCTCCTACCGGTTCAAGTCCGTCCGGTACGCCATGGCAGCAGACATCGCGCTGCTCCACGATCTGCTCGTCGTCGTGGGGATCTTCGCCCTCACGCGGAAGGAGGTCAACACCGCCTTCGTGGCGGTGCTGCTGACCGTCGTCGGCTACTCGATCAACGACACGATCGTTGTCTTCGACCGAATTCGCGAGAACCTGGCGATGCGGGGGCGAGAGGCATTCGATCGGCTGGTCAACCGCAGCATACTTGAGGCATTGGTGCGCTCGATCAATACCGTGCTGACCACGATCATGGCGATAGGCGCGATCTATGTTTTCGGAGGTAGCACCGTTCGCGACTTCGCCTTCGGCTTGATGGCAGGGATCACCGTAGGGGCTTACTCCTCGGTGTTCAATGCGAGCGCCATCCTGGTTGACTGGAATCTGTGGGCGGAGCGCCGCGGCAGGCGGCCACGCCCTGAGGCCCCGGCGGAGATGGCCGCGGCTCCCGAGGCGGCGGTGCCGCAGGCGGCCAACACCACCCCACGCCGCAGGCGGCCCCGGAGGAGGTAG
- a CDS encoding LapA family protein yields MSVFTVFALLLFAAVTVFALANPSTVVLRLAVWEVRTTLALATIGAAVLGGFLVFISGFIGQQRLRSRLRELQARLREMESQPPAAGGRPNQDP; encoded by the coding sequence ATGTCGGTATTCACCGTGTTCGCGCTACTGCTGTTTGCCGCCGTCACGGTATTCGCGCTAGCCAATCCCTCGACCGTCGTGCTCCGCCTCGCGGTCTGGGAGGTGCGGACGACGCTGGCGCTGGCAACCATAGGCGCCGCCGTCCTGGGCGGTTTCCTCGTCTTCATCAGCGGCTTCATCGGACAGCAGCGGCTGCGATCGCGCCTGCGGGAGCTGCAGGCGCGCCTGCGCGAGATGGAGTCGCAACCGCCTGCGGCCGGCGGCCGACCGAACCAGGACCCCTGA